TTGCACGGCTTGCAGGTGAGACAAAATAGGTTCCTGACGGATAAGCGTGTCGAAGCTCTCTTTCGCCTGCGCGGCGTTAACCAGCGGGCCGAGCATCAAGCTGGAGAAACGTTTTCCCTCCGGACCGGCCATACCGGTGGCGATGTAGACATCGGGATTAGCGGCCAGTACGCGCTCTGGACTCAATTCCCCGTAGACGCTGCTGATCGTGCCGCTGGCAATATTCTCGCCGCCGGCGAAAGTCAGCAGGTCGCCAAGGCTGCCGCCGACCGCCGTGGTACAGCAGGTGTCTCGTCTGCCCAGATGCAAATGCAGCATGACCGTCGGTTTTTTACCGTGATAGTGCGCGATACGCTGGCGCACCACGTCCATATGCTGCTGATAGAAATTGCTGAAGGCGGTCGCGCGCTGGGCCTGATCCAGCACCTCGCCAAGCAAACGAATACTGGGCAACGTGTTGTTAAGCAGATCGATACGCAGATCGACATAAATAAACGGGATCCCTGCACGAGTCAGCGTTTGTTGCAGGAGATCTTCATTGGCTGCGTTTTTTGCCAGACGGGGCAGAATGACCAGATCGGGTTTTAGCGGCAGCAGCATCTCTGCGTTCATCGCTTGCAGGCTGCCGTTGCCTAACTGTGGGATCTGGGTGAGCTGCGGGAATTTTTCGGTATAGCGTGACCAGCTTTGCGCATCGTAGCGCGCCATATCGCCCGGCCAGCCGACGACATGCTTTGCCGGGTTATCCGGTTGAAGCAGCGCCAGCGTATACAGCATGCGACTCTCGCCCAGAATGATGCGCTGGGGGCTGTCTGGGATCTCTACCTGTCGACCCAAAATATCAGTGACGGTTTTTGCCTGCAAAAGCGGGCTGAGAAAAAGCAGGCAAAGCAGTAGGGCAATACGCATGATGGAGTTCACAGAATTTAGGATGGGGAAAGATAATCATTGTCATTTTCGTTTTCAACCGATGAAAAGTACGTGTAATGACGGCTGATAGAAATGTTGTTTTTTATCTGAGAGTTAGTGGTTTCTTCGTAAAGATTAGTAAATATTTAAAGCGTAGAGAGAGGGGAACAGCGGTGCCTGACGTGGATACGGAAAGAAAGAGGCGGATAAGAAGAGGTGAGAGGGGGGGGAAGTAAGGCTCCGTAGTGGGAGCCTTACTGAAATGAGCAGACAGAATTACTCGGCAGCGTAGCCCTGTGGGGGAATACGCACGCTGTCCAGCCAGGCTTCATTATCCCGCATCACCAGTCTGCCATTCAGGAACCAGTTAATGACCATCGGATAAATTGTGTGCTCGTGCGTTTTCACGCGCTCGCTCAGGCTTTCTTCGGTGTCATCACTAAATACTGGCACCTTCGCTTGCAGAATCAGTGGACCGCCATCCAATTCATCGGTGACAAAATGTACGGAAGTCCCGTGTTCCCGATCGCCATTTTCCAGCGCCTTGCGGTGCGTATGCAGGCCGGGATACTTAGGTAGCAGAGAAGGGTGAATGTTCAGCATTTTGCCTGCAAACTGAGCAACAAATTCCGGGCTAAGAATCCGCATGTAACCCGCTAAGATCACCAGCGCCGGCTCATGTTGCTCAATTTCATTTGCCAGCGCGGCATCAAATGCAGCGCGATCGGCAAAATCTTCAGGGTTCAGGACGAACGTCGGAATATCCGCATTCTGTGCGCGTTCTAACCCGTAGGCCTCCGCATTATTACTGAATACGGCGGCGATCTTTCCTTTGAGACGTCCGTTCTTACTGGCGTCAATCAACGCCTGCAAGTTGCTTCCATGACCTGAAATCAGCACAACGATGTTTTTCATCAGTTAATAACCACTGCGTCTCCGGCATCGGTTTGAGTAATGACGCCGATTTTCCATGCGTTTTCGCCGCTGCTGTTGAGTAATGCAACGGCCTCGTCTGCCTGTTCGGCTGGCAGTGCGATGATCATACCAACACCGCAGTTAAAAGTACGATACATTTCATGGCGGCTGACATTCCCAGCCTGTTGCAGCCAGTTGAAAACCGCAGGCCATTGCCAGCTGGATTCGTCGATAGTTGCCTGCATACCTTCTGGCAGAACGCGTGGGATATTTTCCCAGAAGCCGCCGCCGGTCAGGTGAGAAATCGCATGAACGTCCACTTTCTCAATCAGGGACAGGATGGATTTCACGTAGATTTTGGTCGGTGCCAGCAGGTGGTCGGCCAGCGGTTTGCCTTCCAGCTCGAACTGCTCTGGATCGGTTTTGCTGACTTCAAGCACCTTGCGTACCAGAGAATAGCCGTTTGAGTGGGGGCCGCTGGACGCGAGGGCAACCAGCACATCACCGTTCTGGACTTTGCTGCCGTCGATGATTTCTGATTTTTCTACCACACCGACGCAGAAGCCAGCTACGTCGTAGTCTTCGCCGTGGTACATGCCCGGCATTTCTGCGGTTTCGCCACCAACCAGCGCACAGCCTGATTGTTTACAGCCTTCTGCGATACCAGTAATCACGCTGGCAGCCGTATCAACATCCAGTTTGCCTGTAGCGTAATAGTCGAGGAAGAACAGCGGCTCTGCGCCCTGAACCACCAGATCGTTCACGCACATCGCAACCAGATCGATACCAATGGTATCGTGGCGTTTCAGATCCATCGCCAGGCGCAGTTTGGTGCCGACTCCGTCAGTGCCGGAAACCAGAATCGGTTCGCGGTATTTTTGCGGTAAGGCGCACAAGGCACCGAAACCACCCAATCCACCCATAACTTCCGGGCGACGAGTCTGTTTCACTACACCTTTGATACGGTCGACCAATGCATTACCTGCATCGATATCCACGCCTGCGTCTTTATAACTGAGAGAGGTTTTGTCGGTCACTGCTGAGTCCCCACGAAGGTTACGGGTCGTATTCAGAAAACACGGTATTGAGAAAACATACTGTGGTAAAAATAATGCGCGCTAATTCTAACAGTGTAGGCAATCGTTTGCGAGTGATGAGTCATCGGCGGGCTATTTTTCGTTAACGGCAACAATTTCTCTTCTCGGTTGATCTGGATCAGGCTTAATCGTATGGCGCTAAGCAAAAAAGGCGGTATAATCCCGCGATTTTTTTTACGACGGGCTCTTGTGCCCGCCGCCCTGCGGGCCGCCGCAAGCGGTGTTTAAAAACGCGCTTGGCGTTTTTGTCCGTCCACTAGCCGATGGGGAGATAAAGATGAAGATCGTCGAGGTGAAACACCCACTCGTCAAACACAAACTGGGTTTGATGCGAGAGAACGATATTAGCACGAAGCGTTTTCGTGAGCTGGCTTCCGAAGTGGGAAGTTTACTGACTTATGAAGCCACCGCCGCTCTGGTCACTGAGAAGGTCACCATTGATGGCTGGTGCGGTCCGGTTGAAGTCGATCAGATCAAAGGCAAGAAAATTACCGTCGTACCTATTCTGCGTGCAGGGTTGGGGATGATGGAAGGCGTGCTGGAAAATGTCC
The genomic region above belongs to Pectobacterium colocasium and contains:
- the purM gene encoding phosphoribosylformylglycinamidine cyclo-ligase, with translation MTDKTSLSYKDAGVDIDAGNALVDRIKGVVKQTRRPEVMGGLGGFGALCALPQKYREPILVSGTDGVGTKLRLAMDLKRHDTIGIDLVAMCVNDLVVQGAEPLFFLDYYATGKLDVDTAASVITGIAEGCKQSGCALVGGETAEMPGMYHGEDYDVAGFCVGVVEKSEIIDGSKVQNGDVLVALASSGPHSNGYSLVRKVLEVSKTDPEQFELEGKPLADHLLAPTKIYVKSILSLIEKVDVHAISHLTGGGFWENIPRVLPEGMQATIDESSWQWPAVFNWLQQAGNVSRHEMYRTFNCGVGMIIALPAEQADEAVALLNSSGENAWKIGVITQTDAGDAVVIN
- a CDS encoding ABC transporter substrate-binding protein, with the protein product MRIALLLCLLFLSPLLQAKTVTDILGRQVEIPDSPQRIILGESRMLYTLALLQPDNPAKHVVGWPGDMARYDAQSWSRYTEKFPQLTQIPQLGNGSLQAMNAEMLLPLKPDLVILPRLAKNAANEDLLQQTLTRAGIPFIYVDLRIDLLNNTLPSIRLLGEVLDQAQRATAFSNFYQQHMDVVRQRIAHYHGKKPTVMLHLHLGRRDTCCTTAVGGSLGDLLTFAGGENIASGTISSVYGELSPERVLAANPDVYIATGMAGPEGKRFSSLMLGPLVNAAQAKESFDTLIRQEPILSHLQAVQTGRAWSMWHNFYLSPYHVVMVEMFAKALYPDRFADIDPQQTLQQLYQQFLPIEFSGIYWSQISHE
- the purN gene encoding phosphoribosylglycinamide formyltransferase; amino-acid sequence: MKNIVVLISGHGSNLQALIDASKNGRLKGKIAAVFSNNAEAYGLERAQNADIPTFVLNPEDFADRAAFDAALANEIEQHEPALVILAGYMRILSPEFVAQFAGKMLNIHPSLLPKYPGLHTHRKALENGDREHGTSVHFVTDELDGGPLILQAKVPVFSDDTEESLSERVKTHEHTIYPMVINWFLNGRLVMRDNEAWLDSVRIPPQGYAAE